One genomic window of Choristoneura fumiferana chromosome 14, NRCan_CFum_1, whole genome shotgun sequence includes the following:
- the LOC141435373 gene encoding Ig-like V-type domain-containing protein FAM187A, with product MSDYKIILIFILIIFTFSHGNFNKKIHNKVKELRRRSIKIYGEPKGKGKQWDVGKGQLEYPHGTQQKAVIASLWSSYYDCCARQLDSVTAHGSLPSQAVVAYQGAVARLPCMCVSPAERASWEYSKSIKNLSFTPLEDKDTIVEERDALLIYNAATDDAGVYSCQIGSSVSGLVLLEVVDDDYNVVKPETSHGPYASPPRTLDNQGLTVFSSWAPWSECSTCGGVGRRRRYGMCYVKIAENKADNGTNKGEQLLTEDTKIFEDFPGGLPCRSENLPASLLSIPEVRGRRNEIMMGLCKIPCKNTSKQDLDVFLTQRPSIARNIVFARAGQTVKLQCPGTTLVDQPPSWRVLGARAAARALAAGSGGRASIDARDRLVLAPAVPADTDVYRPVSNSTIGSK from the exons ATGTCAGATTACAAAATTATCTtaatatttattctaattattttCACATTCTCACATGGAAACTTTAACAAGAAGATCCATAACAAAGTAAAAGAACTGAGAAGACGTAGCATCAAAATTTACGGGGAGCCGAAAGGAAAAGGAAAGCAATGGGACGTTGGAAAAGGACAATTAGAATATCCTC ACGGCACCCAACAGAAGGCTGTCATAGCGTCCCTCTGGTCCTCATACTACGACTGCTGCGCTCGTCAGCTGGACTCGGTGACTGCACACGGCAGCCTGCCCTCACAAGCTGTGGTGGCATACCAGGGGGCGGTGGCGCGGCTGCCCTGCATGTGTGTGTCGCCGGCAGAACGAGCCAGCTGGGAGTACTCTAAG TCTATTAAGAACTTGTCCTTCACCCCACTCGAAGACAAGGACACCATAGTGGAAGAGAGAGACGCCCTGCTGATATACAATGCGGCGACAGACGACGCTGGAGTATATTCTTGTCAAATCGGGAGCAGTGTGAGCGGGCTAGTGCTACTGGAGGTTGTCGATGACGACTACAATGTG GTGAAGCCTGAAACATCGCACGGCCCTTACGCCTCCCCCCCGCGTACGCTGGACAACCAAGGTTTGACTGTGTTCAGCTCTTGGGCGCCTTGGAGCGAGTGCAGCACTTGCGGGGGCGTAGGCAGACGACGGAGGTACGGTATGTGCTATGTGAAGATCGCCGAGAAT AAAGCTGACAACGGCACGAATAAAGGGGAACAGCTGTTGACTGAGGACACGAAAATATTTGaag ACTTTCCGGGCGGACTGCCTTGCCGATCGGAGAATCTGCCTGCATCATTACTATCCATACCAGAAGTAAGGGGGCGACGGAATGAAATCATGATGGGACTGTGTAAG attCCTTGTAAGAACACATCGAAGCAAGACTTGGATGTGTTCCTGACACAGCGACCAAGTATTGCGAGGAATATAGTATTCGCTAGGGCAGGGCAGACCGTCAAATTACAATGCCCTGG CACAACGTTGGTCGACCAGCCACCCAGCTGGCGGGTGCttggggcgcgggcggcggcgcgcgcgctggcggCCGGCAGCGGAGGCCGCGCCAGCATAGACGCCCGCGACCGGCTGGTGCTGGCGCCCGCTGTGCCCGCCGACACTGACGTCTACAGGCCAGTATCTAACTCGACAATAGGATCCAAATAG